The Paenibacillus uliginis N3/975 genome has a window encoding:
- a CDS encoding MMPL family transporter, giving the protein MKTILKARWAVVVLWLAAAVVMLFTAPSMGDLVREKGQLSVPDGYSSTRAAQILKEMNTGKGGGNLVQSAMVFYDSNGLGEAGKSKVKKAVSDLKAQQYVLGIDTIMNPFDEPALEDKMISKDGKTIMIAVSADMDKMPVKELRTKVHETLGDIGVEYFLTGNELINEDTIQGSQDGLKKTEYITIIFILVILFAVFRSFVAPFVPLLTVGISYLVSQGIVAILVDTVDFPLSTFTQIFMVAVMFGIGTDYCILLISRYKEELMCQEDTVSAIVETYRTAGKTVFFSGLAVFIGFLSIGLSQFILYRSAVAVAIGIAVMLAALYTVVPFFMAVLGNKLFWPSKGSLEHKESRIWGLTGSFSLKRPLAALLIVAVICAPFLFTYNGQLSFNSMEEISEDYESVKGFNLIEAGFGAGQSMPATVVIKNDDRMDTGEYMALTEKISRELLKVNDVDSVRSLSRPTGDEIQDFQISEQVGTLNEGLDQTTDGLSEIQKGLSEASRQLSQNGPKLREAAESSGKLTQGTAELKQGIGELGNALKQIQDGVQSGSIGAGELKKGLQTAKQSAQQLATANNELLKGYRQAAQGVGALSTAMTEIQGQLSGVAVVLSGLEASFKRLEASRPELLQDADYLTIRGTVGEAGKGASQLAAGLTQMQQQTKQAADGLNKANKGFAAAASGQQALANGFDQLISGMNALQKGLQQAASGQGQVVGKLPSIQSGMEQLQGGQEQIQEAFGQLSGQISQLTDGLNQSVDGLAKISGGLDTAQDYLAQIQAAPDKELSGFFIPQEALDHKDMQRAFDNYLSPDRKIMTIDVVFEGNPYAADTLDSVKEIENTVTRAVKGTKLENAERAISGVTSTFSDLKMISDEDYNRTVILMMTGILLILIVLLRSIIMPIYLLFSLIITYYVSLGMTEFVFVDLLGYSGISWATPFFGFVMLTALGVDYSIFLMDRFNENKTMDVQDAILHAMRNMGTVILSAVLILGGTFAAMYPSGVLSMMQIATVVLTGLVLYALVFLPFFVPVMVKMFGKGNWWPFSGPKSQSDDHQQNLNM; this is encoded by the coding sequence ATGAAAACGATACTTAAAGCCAGATGGGCTGTCGTCGTATTATGGTTGGCTGCTGCTGTTGTAATGCTGTTTACTGCTCCGTCGATGGGTGATCTGGTCCGGGAAAAAGGACAGCTGTCCGTTCCGGATGGATATTCTTCAACCCGAGCAGCCCAGATATTGAAAGAGATGAATACAGGCAAGGGTGGAGGGAATCTGGTTCAATCCGCCATGGTTTTTTATGACTCAAACGGTTTGGGGGAAGCTGGAAAGAGTAAGGTTAAGAAAGCTGTTTCCGACTTAAAAGCACAGCAGTATGTATTAGGTATTGATACGATTATGAATCCATTTGACGAACCTGCTCTTGAAGACAAGATGATATCCAAAGACGGCAAGACCATTATGATCGCTGTCTCAGCAGATATGGATAAGATGCCGGTTAAAGAACTGAGAACGAAAGTGCATGAAACACTTGGCGATATCGGAGTGGAATATTTTCTTACTGGTAATGAACTGATTAATGAAGATACGATTCAGGGCTCACAAGACGGACTCAAGAAGACGGAATACATAACGATTATATTTATTCTTGTGATTTTATTTGCCGTGTTCCGTTCTTTTGTTGCTCCGTTCGTTCCTTTACTGACCGTTGGTATCAGTTACCTGGTGTCCCAGGGCATCGTAGCCATTCTCGTGGACACGGTCGATTTTCCGCTGTCCACCTTTACGCAAATCTTTATGGTTGCGGTCATGTTCGGGATCGGTACAGACTATTGTATCCTGCTGATCAGTCGGTACAAGGAAGAGCTGATGTGTCAGGAAGATACTGTTTCAGCGATCGTGGAAACCTATCGAACAGCCGGTAAAACGGTATTTTTCTCGGGCCTTGCCGTTTTTATTGGGTTCCTGTCCATCGGACTATCGCAGTTTATCCTTTACCGGTCTGCGGTAGCTGTAGCGATCGGCATCGCGGTTATGCTCGCAGCGCTGTATACGGTGGTGCCTTTTTTCATGGCGGTGCTTGGCAATAAGCTGTTCTGGCCTTCAAAAGGCTCGTTGGAGCATAAAGAGAGTCGGATATGGGGCCTTACGGGTTCCTTCTCGCTCAAGCGTCCATTGGCAGCGCTACTGATTGTTGCCGTCATTTGCGCACCATTTCTGTTCACGTATAATGGGCAGCTGTCGTTTAACAGTATGGAAGAAATCAGTGAAGATTATGAATCCGTTAAAGGCTTTAACCTCATAGAAGCGGGCTTCGGTGCAGGTCAATCCATGCCGGCAACGGTCGTCATCAAAAATGATGACAGGATGGATACAGGCGAATATATGGCTTTGACGGAAAAAATATCACGTGAGCTGCTGAAGGTTAATGACGTAGACTCTGTCCGAAGCTTGTCTCGTCCGACTGGAGATGAAATCCAGGATTTCCAGATCTCCGAACAGGTCGGTACTTTGAATGAAGGGCTGGATCAGACGACGGACGGTTTATCAGAAATTCAAAAGGGACTGTCCGAGGCCAGCAGACAATTAAGTCAAAATGGTCCTAAACTTAGAGAAGCGGCAGAAAGCAGCGGCAAACTGACTCAAGGTACTGCTGAACTGAAGCAAGGGATCGGGGAGCTAGGTAATGCACTCAAGCAAATTCAGGACGGCGTACAGAGTGGCTCTATTGGGGCTGGTGAGCTTAAGAAAGGTCTTCAAACGGCAAAACAAAGTGCCCAGCAGCTTGCGACCGCCAATAACGAGCTGCTTAAAGGTTACCGGCAGGCAGCTCAAGGGGTAGGTGCTTTGAGCACCGCGATGACTGAAATTCAAGGGCAGCTTAGCGGCGTTGCCGTAGTCCTGAGCGGACTGGAGGCTTCCTTTAAACGTTTGGAGGCATCCCGACCGGAACTTCTTCAGGATGCGGATTACTTAACGATACGCGGTACTGTCGGTGAGGCAGGTAAAGGTGCCTCTCAGCTTGCTGCAGGGCTGACCCAAATGCAGCAGCAGACTAAACAAGCAGCAGACGGCTTGAATAAAGCCAATAAAGGCTTTGCAGCTGCGGCATCCGGTCAACAGGCACTCGCCAATGGCTTTGACCAGTTGATTTCCGGCATGAACGCATTACAAAAAGGGCTTCAACAAGCGGCAAGCGGCCAAGGCCAAGTCGTAGGCAAACTTCCTTCGATTCAATCCGGTATGGAGCAACTGCAGGGAGGACAGGAGCAAATTCAGGAAGCTTTTGGCCAATTGTCAGGCCAGATTTCTCAGCTGACAGATGGCCTGAATCAAAGCGTTGATGGACTTGCGAAGATCAGCGGAGGACTGGATACAGCACAAGATTATCTTGCACAAATTCAAGCAGCGCCAGATAAAGAATTAAGTGGGTTCTTTATTCCACAGGAGGCACTTGACCATAAGGATATGCAGCGGGCTTTTGACAATTACTTGTCACCGGACCGGAAAATTATGACTATCGATGTTGTTTTTGAAGGGAATCCATATGCTGCCGATACATTAGACAGTGTGAAAGAAATAGAAAATACGGTGACTCGTGCAGTAAAAGGTACGAAGTTGGAAAATGCCGAACGGGCAATCAGCGGTGTAACTAGCACATTTTCGGATTTGAAAATGATTTCGGATGAGGATTATAATCGGACAGTCATCCTGATGATGACAGGAATACTGCTGATTCTGATCGTTCTGCTGCGGTCCATCATTATGCCGATCTATCTTTTATTCTCACTGATCATTACGTACTATGTGTCACTTGGAATGACCGAATTTGTTTTTGTTGATCTGTTGGGATACTCGGGCATAAGTTGGGCGACTCCGTTCTTTGGATTCGTTATGCTTACGGCACTTGGTGTGGATTACAGCATCTTCTTGATGGACCGTTTTAACGAGAACAAAACGATGGATGTACAGGATGCAATACTCCATGCCATGAGAAACATGGGTACGGTCATCTTATCAGCAGTCTTGATCCTGGGCGGTACCTTTGCAGCCATGTATCCATCAGGCGTCCTGTCTATGATGCAGATAGCGACGGTTGTACTAACCGGTCTTGTGCTCTACGCATTGGTGTTCCTGCCGTTCTTTGTGCCCGTGATGGTAAAAATGTTCGGTAAAGGCAATTGGTGGCCATTTAGCGGGCCTAAATCACAGTCTGATGATCATCAACAAAACTTAAATATGTAA
- a CDS encoding MarR family winged helix-turn-helix transcriptional regulator has protein sequence MSNIDLKHAESWIKRYIEADMMVSRRILADTREGIGVELTREQYQVMCLIHNNERCTSTFLADLLFVGKSSITAIVNRLVERNWIERARDEEDRRVVYLTLTENGRSMHQQAELQLQSLVSSYLTHFDEGEVEHFITLYEKLARLMQEHGGGLENENDT, from the coding sequence GTGAGCAACATCGATCTGAAACATGCCGAGAGCTGGATCAAACGTTATATAGAGGCAGATATGATGGTTAGCAGACGAATACTAGCGGATACCCGTGAAGGGATCGGCGTTGAGCTGACGCGCGAGCAGTATCAAGTGATGTGTCTGATCCATAATAATGAACGATGCACATCTACTTTTTTGGCGGATTTATTGTTTGTCGGCAAAAGCTCCATTACGGCGATTGTCAACAGATTGGTGGAACGGAATTGGATTGAGAGAGCACGTGATGAAGAAGACCGCAGAGTGGTCTATTTGACATTGACAGAAAATGGTCGCAGTATGCATCAACAGGCCGAGCTTCAGCTGCAGTCACTTGTGTCGTCGTATTTGACCCATTTTGACGAGGGGGAAGTGGAGCACTTTATAACATTGTATGAAAAGCTGGCCAGACTGATGCAGGAGCATGGAGGGGGGCTAGAGAATGAAAACGATACTTAA
- the ahpF gene encoding alkyl hydroperoxide reductase subunit F translates to MTLDQEIKTQLAQYLQLLEGDVVLKVSVGDDEASQEMLALVDEIASMSTKITVEKTQLSRTPSFSVNRVGEDTGVTFAGTPLGHEFTSLVLALLQVSGRPPKVEQSVIDQIKSIQGEYKFESYISLSCHNCPDVVQALNLMSIFNPGITHTMIDGAVFKEEVESKEVMAVPSVYLNGEFFDSGRMTVEDILSKLGTGPDASEFDNKDPYDVLVVGGGPAGASAAIYAARKGIRTGIVAERFGGQVNDTLSIENFISVKYTEGPKLVASIEEQVKEYNIDVMKSQRAKRLEKRDFIEIELENGAVLKSKTVIVSTGARWRNIGVPGEAEFKNKGVAYCPHCDGPLFTGKDVAVVGGGNSGVEAAIDLAGIVRNVTVLEFAPELKADAVLQDRLYSLPNVTVLKNVQTKEITGTDKVNGISYIDRETEETHHIELQGVFVQIGLLPNTEWLADTVERTRMGEIVVNSHGATNVPGVFAAGDCTNSAYKQIIISMGSGATAALGAFDYLIRN, encoded by the coding sequence ATGACACTAGATCAAGAAATAAAAACTCAACTAGCACAATATCTCCAGCTCCTGGAAGGCGATGTGGTGCTAAAAGTTAGTGTAGGCGACGATGAAGCATCTCAAGAGATGCTGGCACTGGTTGATGAAATTGCCAGTATGTCTACAAAGATAACGGTGGAAAAGACACAGTTATCTAGAACTCCAAGCTTTAGTGTAAATCGTGTAGGTGAAGATACTGGAGTAACCTTTGCTGGAACTCCGCTCGGTCACGAGTTTACTTCATTAGTATTAGCTCTATTACAGGTTAGCGGAAGACCTCCAAAGGTTGAGCAAAGTGTAATCGATCAGATCAAGAGCATTCAAGGCGAATATAAGTTTGAATCTTATATCAGCCTGAGCTGCCATAATTGTCCTGATGTTGTACAGGCTCTGAACTTGATGAGTATCTTCAATCCTGGTATTACTCATACGATGATTGACGGTGCGGTATTCAAAGAAGAGGTAGAGAGCAAGGAAGTAATGGCTGTGCCAAGCGTTTACCTCAATGGTGAATTTTTCGACAGCGGTCGTATGACGGTTGAAGACATTCTTTCTAAGCTGGGTACTGGTCCGGACGCATCTGAGTTTGACAATAAGGATCCGTATGATGTACTTGTTGTTGGCGGTGGCCCAGCGGGTGCAAGTGCGGCGATTTACGCAGCGCGTAAAGGGATTCGCACAGGTATTGTTGCTGAACGATTTGGCGGTCAGGTCAATGACACGTTGAGCATTGAGAACTTTATCAGTGTGAAATATACAGAAGGTCCTAAGCTCGTAGCCAGTATTGAAGAGCAAGTGAAAGAGTACAACATCGATGTTATGAAATCACAGCGTGCTAAGCGTCTGGAGAAGAGAGATTTCATCGAAATTGAACTCGAAAACGGTGCTGTTCTAAAGAGTAAGACAGTAATCGTATCGACAGGCGCGCGTTGGCGGAATATCGGTGTACCTGGTGAAGCAGAGTTCAAGAACAAAGGGGTAGCTTACTGCCCGCACTGTGATGGTCCTTTGTTCACAGGCAAAGATGTCGCGGTTGTTGGCGGCGGTAATTCAGGTGTTGAGGCTGCGATTGATCTTGCAGGTATTGTGAGAAATGTAACGGTTCTAGAGTTTGCGCCAGAGCTCAAAGCGGATGCTGTATTGCAAGATCGTCTTTACAGCCTGCCTAACGTTACTGTACTTAAGAACGTGCAAACAAAAGAAATTACCGGAACGGACAAGGTTAATGGTATTTCCTACATCGATCGTGAGACAGAAGAAACTCATCATATCGAATTGCAGGGTGTGTTTGTACAGATCGGTCTTCTACCAAATACAGAATGGTTAGCTGACACGGTTGAACGAACTCGCATGGGTGAGATCGTTGTAAACAGCCATGGTGCTACTAACGTACCTGGAGTGTTTGCTGCCGGCGATTGTACGAATAGTGCATACAAGCAGATCATCATCTCCATGGGATCTGGCGCCACTGCAGCCTTAGGTGCTTTCGATTATCTGATCCGCAATTAA
- a CDS encoding HD domain-containing protein, whose amino-acid sequence MNERFLRQLDFIREVDKLKNIVRQSYITDGTRRENDAEHSWHIALMAAVLEEYAVGGIKPDLLRVLRMLLIHDLVEIDAGDTFAYDVQGSVGKFERERVAAERIFSILPEDQGKDMMALWLEFEEGSSRDAQFACAMDRLQPLLHNYATEGKSWREHGVTSAQVLSRIESISSSVPGICEWAKELIDDAVRRGYLQP is encoded by the coding sequence ATGAATGAACGTTTTTTAAGACAACTGGATTTTATTCGTGAAGTAGATAAGCTGAAAAATATCGTTAGACAATCGTATATTACCGACGGTACAAGACGGGAGAACGATGCGGAGCATTCTTGGCATATTGCGCTTATGGCAGCAGTGCTTGAGGAGTATGCTGTAGGAGGAATCAAACCGGATCTTCTGCGTGTTCTTCGAATGCTGCTGATCCATGATCTGGTCGAAATTGATGCGGGTGATACTTTTGCGTATGACGTTCAGGGAAGTGTGGGGAAGTTTGAGCGTGAACGAGTCGCAGCGGAGCGGATATTCAGTATTTTGCCTGAAGATCAGGGTAAGGATATGATGGCGTTGTGGCTCGAATTTGAGGAAGGCTCCTCTCGGGATGCACAATTCGCCTGTGCGATGGATCGGCTTCAGCCTTTGCTGCACAATTATGCGACTGAAGGGAAGTCATGGCGCGAACATGGCGTGACCTCCGCACAAGTATTATCGCGAATTGAATCTATATCTTCCTCTGTGCCTGGCATTTGTGAGTGGGCGAAAGAGTTGATCGACGATGCGGTACGCAGAGGATATTTGCAGCCCTAA
- a CDS encoding GNAT family N-acetyltransferase — MIKQISSRLEDLEVKELLAYSVFPDPERLDQAVEAYRKPNGLELYGYEEEGVLVGIIGVDKVEDEMTIKHIAVTPENRGKDYGRGMILELMVQQKPARVIAETDEEAVGFYRSIGFEIYSLGEIYPGVERFRCVYEVEEEEE; from the coding sequence ATGATAAAACAAATTTCTTCCCGTCTGGAGGATCTGGAGGTTAAGGAATTGCTTGCTTACTCCGTCTTTCCGGATCCGGAGAGGTTGGATCAAGCGGTAGAAGCTTACCGTAAACCTAATGGACTGGAATTGTACGGATATGAAGAAGAAGGAGTGCTTGTAGGCATCATTGGTGTCGACAAAGTAGAAGATGAAATGACTATTAAGCACATTGCAGTAACACCGGAAAATAGAGGTAAGGATTACGGTCGTGGCATGATTCTGGAACTGATGGTGCAGCAAAAACCGGCACGTGTTATTGCAGAGACAGATGAGGAAGCCGTAGGCTTTTACCGCAGCATTGGCTTTGAGATTTATAGTCTAGGAGAGATCTACCCCGGGGTTGAACGTTTCCGCTGCGTATATGAAGTGGAAGAGGAAGAAGAATAG
- a CDS encoding elongation factor G, with translation MHKTPIRNVGIFAHVDAGKTTTTEHLLFYSGAIRKLGSVNDGTAQTDRLEVERERGISVKSASASLEWNGTRLNLIDTPGHVDFLSEVERPLRVMDGAVLIISAAEGIQSQTETVWQTLRSLGIPTLIYINKMDRTGVDTKSLMDEIRRVLSPDIFPVNSPLGEGETFHSVSSIWSDSDSSNPAVETSLHYATELAAGLDEDLLDRYVENGTLPKEDIRNKLKEYTLIGQSFPVCFGASQRGIGIRELLDHITEYLPEAGGNEGAELSGVVYKIERDSNMGRTAYVRLYNGILKNRDSLFNSTRNITEKITQIRKMDSGGKLVDTGQAAAGDIAAVYGLVQTRIGDILGNTEGVPASPEMAVPLLTVQVRSKEVSRYQELAEALQELTDEDPLLDFQWMPVERELHLKVMGTIQLEILENILLNRYHLEVVFDPPSVIYKETLASAAQGFVAYTMPKPCWAVLRFDMEPLPRGSGLEYSSIVRNENLLQSYQNEVARRVPEALRQGLFGWEVTDLKITLVEGEHHVWHTHPLDFVIATPMAVMNGLAASGTILLEPMLRFRLTVPEENGGRMLSDLVQMRATFDSPVISGGRCIVEGLVPAAESLDFPIQVRSLTGGRGVWTTSFAGYEQCPPGSNVTRERRGVNPLDQSHFILSMRNALSNV, from the coding sequence ATGCACAAGACCCCGATTCGTAATGTTGGTATCTTCGCTCATGTCGATGCCGGAAAGACGACAACCACCGAACATTTGCTGTTTTACAGCGGGGCTATACGCAAGCTGGGCAGCGTTAATGATGGTACCGCCCAAACCGATCGGTTGGAGGTGGAACGCGAACGGGGCATATCGGTAAAATCCGCCTCAGCCTCGCTGGAATGGAACGGCACAAGGCTCAACCTGATCGATACACCGGGACACGTCGACTTTCTGTCCGAGGTAGAGCGGCCGCTTAGGGTCATGGATGGTGCTGTACTTATCATCTCCGCAGCCGAAGGTATTCAATCCCAGACCGAAACCGTCTGGCAGACCTTGCGTTCGCTCGGGATTCCAACCTTGATCTACATAAATAAAATGGATAGGACAGGTGTCGACACCAAGAGTCTGATGGATGAAATCCGGCGTGTACTCTCCCCTGACATCTTTCCTGTAAACTCACCACTTGGTGAAGGAGAAACTTTTCATAGCGTGTCCTCTATCTGGAGCGATAGTGACAGCAGCAACCCTGCTGTCGAGACCAGCCTGCATTATGCAACGGAGCTGGCTGCCGGACTCGACGAAGACCTGCTGGATCGTTACGTTGAAAACGGCACTCTTCCGAAAGAAGACATTCGAAATAAACTTAAAGAATATACCCTTATTGGTCAATCCTTTCCCGTCTGTTTCGGAGCTTCTCAACGAGGCATCGGTATCCGTGAACTGCTGGATCATATAACCGAATACCTGCCGGAAGCCGGCGGCAATGAAGGTGCTGAGCTATCGGGCGTCGTATATAAAATCGAGCGTGACTCAAATATGGGCCGGACTGCATATGTACGCCTCTATAACGGTATTTTGAAAAACCGCGACTCCCTCTTTAACTCCACCAGAAACATCACCGAGAAAATCACCCAGATCCGCAAAATGGATAGCGGCGGTAAACTGGTAGACACCGGCCAGGCGGCAGCAGGCGACATTGCGGCTGTATATGGCCTGGTACAGACCCGGATTGGAGACATCCTCGGAAACACGGAAGGTGTTCCTGCCTCCCCTGAGATGGCGGTTCCGCTACTAACGGTGCAGGTCCGAAGCAAGGAAGTTTCACGATATCAGGAATTAGCAGAAGCACTTCAGGAGCTTACAGATGAAGATCCGTTGCTGGATTTTCAATGGATGCCGGTTGAACGGGAGCTTCATCTGAAAGTGATGGGAACCATTCAGCTGGAGATATTGGAAAACATACTTTTAAACCGATACCACCTTGAGGTCGTTTTTGATCCGCCTTCGGTCATTTACAAAGAAACGCTGGCATCGGCAGCCCAGGGATTTGTTGCTTACACGATGCCGAAACCTTGCTGGGCGGTGCTGCGCTTCGACATGGAACCCCTTCCCCGCGGCAGCGGTCTAGAGTACAGTTCCATTGTCCGGAATGAGAATCTTCTCCAGAGTTATCAGAATGAGGTCGCAAGACGAGTACCGGAAGCCCTTCGCCAAGGACTATTCGGCTGGGAAGTAACCGATCTTAAGATCACACTCGTAGAAGGCGAGCACCATGTGTGGCATACGCATCCCCTCGATTTTGTCATTGCCACACCGATGGCGGTGATGAACGGGCTGGCAGCTTCCGGAACGATACTGCTCGAACCTATGCTCCGCTTCCGGCTGACTGTTCCTGAGGAGAATGGCGGACGTATGCTCAGCGACCTCGTCCAAATGAGGGCCACATTCGACAGCCCGGTCATCTCCGGAGGCCGGTGTATCGTAGAGGGGCTTGTACCGGCAGCCGAATCACTCGATTTCCCTATTCAAGTCCGCTCTTTAACCGGCGGTCGGGGCGTGTGGACTACTTCATTTGCCGGCTATGAACAATGTCCGCCCGGAAGTAACGTCACACGCGAACGCCGGGGTGTTAATCCGCTGGACCAGTCCCATTTTATTCTCAGCATGCGGAATGCTTTATCCAATGTGTAA
- the ahpC gene encoding alkyl hydroperoxide reductase subunit C, translating to MSLIGTEVLPFKASAFQKGNFIDVTEENFKGKWSVVCFYPADFTFVCPTELEDLQNEYETLKKLGVEVYSVSTDTHFTHKAWHASSPAIGKVEYIMIGDPSHVISRNFDVLIEAEGLADRGTFIIDPDGVIQTVEITAGGIGRDASALINKIKAAQYVRNNPGEVCPAKWQEGGETLKPSLDLVGKI from the coding sequence ATGTCACTTATCGGAACAGAAGTACTACCATTCAAAGCATCCGCATTTCAAAAAGGTAATTTTATCGATGTTACAGAAGAAAATTTCAAAGGTAAATGGAGCGTAGTTTGCTTCTATCCAGCTGACTTTACATTCGTGTGCCCTACTGAGCTCGAAGATTTGCAGAACGAATACGAAACTTTAAAGAAACTTGGTGTTGAAGTATATTCCGTATCTACAGATACTCATTTCACACATAAAGCATGGCATGCAAGCTCTCCTGCAATTGGTAAGGTTGAGTACATTATGATTGGTGATCCTTCCCATGTGATTTCCCGCAACTTTGATGTATTGATCGAAGCTGAAGGTCTTGCAGATCGCGGTACATTCATTATTGATCCGGACGGCGTTATCCAAACCGTTGAGATTACTGCAGGTGGCATTGGCCGTGATGCAAGTGCTCTTATTAACAAGATTAAAGCGGCACAATATGTTCGCAACAATCCAGGTGAAGTGTGCCCAGCGAAATGGCAAGAAGGTGGAGAAACACTGAAGCCAAGCCTCGATCTCGTAGGCAAGATTTAA
- a CDS encoding YjcZ family sporulation protein — protein sequence MSGVAGGYGGYGMGSSVGAILVLFILLVIITRAFI from the coding sequence GTGAGCGGAGTAGCTGGAGGTTACGGTGGATACGGAATGGGCTCTTCTGTAGGTGCCATTTTGGTATTGTTCATTCTGTTGGTGATTATTACACGCGCATTTATCTAA
- a CDS encoding helix-turn-helix domain-containing protein has product MAKKGQIFHYYSLETKKKAVAMRLDGMTKKEVAEALEISDIGRLKVWMRKYREHGEEGLIDRRRRSELPDKNSVNEAVE; this is encoded by the coding sequence ATGGCGAAAAAGGGACAGATTTTTCATTATTACAGTCTGGAGACTAAAAAGAAGGCAGTCGCCATGCGGCTGGATGGAATGACAAAAAAAGAAGTTGCAGAAGCCTTGGAGATATCTGATATCGGTCGGCTGAAGGTGTGGATGCGGAAATATCGGGAACATGGAGAAGAAGGGCTCATCGATCGGCGCAGACGTTCTGAGTTACCTGACAAGAATTCTGTGAATGAAGCGGTAGAGTAA
- a CDS encoding tetratricopeptide repeat protein, translating into MGNFIGFLLLWRILGNPVIAILVILLIVYLLDRRFVGMFPSFTRPLKRMRGISKLRTIIANSPSDVSSRHELARLLIERHKYKEALELLESIHASSEDSAEYWDDLGTCHLNTGNIPQGEQYILKALEMNPRVKYGRPYLRLAGAYKTSDREKAISYVQQFQAAHSSSSEAYYLLGSMYKDLGRNEDAKQAFKESVEVYKSLPKYKKRQERKWAVQSLLKSIL; encoded by the coding sequence ATGGGTAACTTTATTGGATTTCTTTTATTATGGAGAATTTTGGGCAACCCGGTCATAGCCATACTGGTCATACTTCTTATCGTTTATTTATTGGACCGCCGATTTGTCGGTATGTTTCCGAGCTTCACCCGCCCTTTAAAACGAATGCGCGGCATCTCCAAACTTCGTACCATAATTGCGAACAGTCCAAGTGATGTATCTTCACGGCACGAACTTGCCAGACTGCTCATCGAACGCCATAAATACAAGGAAGCTTTGGAACTACTTGAATCCATTCATGCCAGCTCTGAAGATTCCGCGGAATATTGGGATGATCTGGGGACCTGTCACCTGAACACCGGGAACATTCCGCAAGGTGAGCAATATATTTTAAAAGCACTCGAGATGAATCCCAGAGTAAAATACGGACGGCCTTATTTAAGGTTGGCGGGGGCTTATAAAACCAGTGATCGTGAAAAAGCAATCTCCTACGTTCAACAATTTCAAGCTGCACATTCCTCCTCCAGCGAAGCTTATTACTTACTCGGATCCATGTACAAGGATCTTGGAAGAAACGAAGACGCGAAACAGGCCTTCAAGGAATCCGTGGAAGTGTACAAGTCATTGCCAAAGTATAAGAAGCGACAGGAACGAAAGTGGGCTGTTCAAAGCCTTTTAAAAAGCATCTTATAA
- a CDS encoding GDSL-type esterase/lipase family protein, producing MVYHYTAVGDSLTFGIGAVPGSGFVPLYRWMSEVHLQQFVAYDNLGINGLTSEELYERVMRDSRFRSRLKEASIITISIGGNDLIRAVKSSGGHPDKAKLDIALIRCQQNMSGILGAIRKLKTGSRQPYIIRAVGLYNPYPSWGDAAEYVIRFNRYLIGLGDGGYFRVADVYSRFAGREQEMLSIDGVHPNTKGHRVIAEQLNQLGYKPLK from the coding sequence GTGGTGTACCATTACACCGCTGTTGGCGACTCCCTGACCTTCGGGATTGGGGCTGTGCCTGGCAGCGGTTTTGTGCCGTTATACAGGTGGATGTCCGAGGTACATCTTCAGCAGTTTGTAGCTTATGACAATTTGGGGATCAACGGGTTAACTTCAGAGGAGCTATATGAACGGGTGATGAGAGATTCAAGGTTCCGGAGTCGGTTAAAAGAAGCGAGTATCATTACCATCTCTATTGGAGGGAATGATCTGATCCGTGCCGTAAAGTCATCAGGAGGTCATCCAGACAAAGCGAAGCTGGATATAGCTCTAATTCGTTGTCAGCAAAATATGTCCGGCATTCTCGGCGCCATTCGTAAATTAAAGACAGGCAGCAGACAGCCATACATTATCAGGGCAGTGGGCTTGTACAATCCGTATCCTTCCTGGGGAGATGCAGCAGAATATGTTATACGCTTTAACAGGTACTTGATAGGATTGGGAGATGGGGGATATTTTCGGGTAGCCGATGTATATTCCCGGTTTGCAGGCCGGGAGCAAGAGATGCTCTCTATTGATGGCGTCCATCCAAACACGAAAGGACATCGTGTTATTGCGGAGCAGCTGAACCAGCTTGGGTACAAGCCTTTAAAGTAG